A portion of the Doryrhamphus excisus isolate RoL2022-K1 chromosome 20, RoL_Dexc_1.0, whole genome shotgun sequence genome contains these proteins:
- the hps1 gene encoding Hermansky-Pudlak syndrome 1 protein — translation MKALLISTESAEVLFHWTDPEFQQNIQEQYGASQEEGHGLPAFEDSISTLFAPIIISCSSMVDRLGDSYTCFTTENNHIYVLHQFDECLYIAVNGDGEEDEDDLRRKIYVIKKMIEVLFGMVTLSGSLLRRELRPQDTEQRAQLWKHLQGLLDTYSYLRGNDQSFLVEAVERLIHPTLCEQCIEFLERRLVQQLNNSVERAGEEVQHAFILVHTKLLAFYSSRSASTLATSDLLALIIMAQNMYPSNMDIDDRGSEDVESTSGSGPESFYTPQPSPTNSSSSEKQVREEASVFEFVDPDIQMAEDSLHTLDVPPPDPSTPRRVFLEVAHKEGLYPMMPHSMYCLPLWPGITLVLLTKIPTSAVAVSVYMFLEAFAKLEKRLSEGQEGSSATRSQPTIHDIRSKLDKFIKALGSSEIQSAQLQNVWSEFKYRAFARGGPGFNKDLIPWCKNMKTQLCTIYRQCFLSDSAPADAARRLSPGLQERAQAMLQEKLIDWKDFLLVKSKRNITMVSYLEDFPGLIHFICVDRSTGQMIAPSLSVTERTTSELGKGAVAQFIKSKVWRLVSTARRYLQKGYSTVTLRDGDFYFCYFLWFENETGYKLEAVEMPVLPDDSAPIGMIAWDYYRKLLRYYSKSHQGEVVKCYELLTVHLGVIPTEIILQHCRQLASKLWEPSRNPLL, via the exons ATGAAGGCCTTGCTCATCAGCACTGAGAGTGCCGAGGTCCTCTTCCACTGGACCGACCCGGAGTTCCAGCAAAACATCCAGGAGCAATATGGGGCATCTCAGGAAGAAGGCCACGGG TTGCCAGCCTTTGAAGACAGTATCAGCACCTTGTTTGCACCCATCATCATCTCCTGCAGCTCCATGGTGGACAGGCTAGGCGACAGCTACACTTGCTTCACCACCGAGAACAACCACATCTATGTGCTCCACCAG TTTGACGAGTGTCTCTACATTGCTGTGAATGGAGACGGTGAGGAGGACGAAGACGATCTGAGGAGGAAGATCTACGTTATAAAGAAGATGATCGAAGTGCTTTTCGGCATGGTCACCCTAAGTGGCAGCCTGCTGAGGAGAGA GTTGCGTCCTCAAGACACGGAGCAAAGAGCTCAACTGTGGAAACATCTACAGGGCCTGCTGGACACCTACAGCTATCTCAGAGGGAATGACCAAAGCTTCCTCGTGGAG GCGGTGGAGAGGCTGATCCACCCCACGCTGTGCGAGCAGTGCATTGAGTTCCTAGAGCGGCGTTTAGTCCAGCAGCTTAACAACAGTGTGGAGCGAGCTGGAGAGGAGGTGCAGCATGCCTTCATTTTGGTGCACACCAAATTATTGGCCTTTTATTCCAG TCGCAGTGCAAGCACACTTGCCACTTCAGACCTTTTGGCCCTCATCATCATGGCACAGAATATGTATCCTAGCAACATGGACATAGATGACCGTGGATCTGAA GATGTGGAAAGTACAAGTGGTTCTGGTCCAGAGAGTTTTTATACGCCCCAACCTTCACCTACAAACTCCAGCAGTTCGG AAAAACAAGTGAGAGAAGAAGCTTCTGTATTTGAGTTTGTGGATCCAGACATTCAG ATGGCAGAAGACAGCCTGCACACTCTGGACGTTCCTCCCCCTGACCCCTCCACCCCCCGAAGGGTGTTTTTAGAAGTGGCCCACAAGGAAGGACTGTATCCCATGATGCCCCACTCCATGTACTGCCTACCACTGTGGCCTGGCATCACACTGGTGTTGCTCACTAAG ATTCCCACCAGTGCCGTGGCCGTGTCTGTGTATATGTTCCTGGAGGCCTTTGCCAAGCTGGAGAAGCGTTTAAGCGAAGGACAGGAAGGATCCTCCGCCACCAGGAGCCAGCCAACAATACATGACATTAGAAGCAAACTGGACAAGTTCATCAAAGCTCTCGGCTCCAGTGAGATTCAA tcTGCACAGTTACAAAATGTCTGGAGCGAGTTCAAGTACCGAGCCTTTGCCCGAGGCGGACCTGGCTTCAACAAAGA TCTCATCCCGTGGTGTAAGAACATGAAGACCCAACTATGCACCATTTACCGCCAGTGTTTCCTTAGTGATTCCGCACCCGCTGATGCTGCTCGGAGGCTCTCACCTGGTCTGCAGGAGCGAGCCCAGGCCATGTTGCA GGAGAAGCTGATAGACTGGAAAGACTTTCTACTTGTGAAAAGCAAGCGAAATATCACCATGGTGT CATACCTGGAAGACTTCCCAGGCCTCATCCACTTCATATGCGTGGACAGATCCACCGGCCAGATGATTGCTCCTTCACTCAGCGTCACGGAGCGTACAACATCAGAGCTGGGCAAAGGAGCTGTGGCTCAGTTTATTAAAAGCAAG GTGTGGAGGCTTGTGAGCACGGCGCGGCGCTATCTCCAAAAAGGTTATTCCACCGTCACGCTGCGAGATGGAGACTTCTATTTCTGCTACTTCCTCTGGTTTGAAAACGAAACT GGCTACAAGTTGGAGGCGGTGGAAATGCCTGTCCTACCTGATGACTCCGCCCCCATTGGGATGATCGCCTGGGACTACTACAG GAAGCTGCTGCGCTATTACAGTAAGAGCCACCAGGGCGAGGTGGTGAAGTGTTATGAGCTGCTGACAGTCCACCTGGGCGTCATCCCCACTGAGATCATCCTGCAGCACTGCAGACAACTGGCCAGCAAGCTGTGGGAACCCTCTCGTAATCCACTCCTATAG